The Gemmatimonadota bacterium genome has a segment encoding these proteins:
- a CDS encoding CoA-acylating methylmalonate-semialdehyde dehydrogenase, with the protein MTTVLPAADPTASNDDAVPFIHHFIGGQRTLQHVERWGPVFDPSTGMVSGATPLATPEDVDAAVQDAHRAFAAWSATPALRRARVMFRFKQLIEEHTDELARLIACEHGKVVADARGEVQRGLEVVEFCCGIPHLLKGEFSENVGTGIDSYSLRQPLGVCVGITPFNFPVMVPLWMLAPAIACGNTFVLKPSEKDPSSTVRLAELLVEAGAPPGVLNVVHGDKVAVDALLSHPTVQAVSFVGSTPIARYIYETCAQHGKRVQAMGGAKNHLLVMPDADLEQAVDGLIGAAYGSAGERCMAISVAVAVGEATANALVARLAERVRGIRMGNSLGDGVEMGPLVTAAHRDKVAGYVEQGLAEGATLVVDGRGQRVTGHEEGFFLGGCLFDHVTPAMRIYQEEIFGPVLCVVRASTFEEALALADSHPFGNGVSLYTRDGDTAREFVSRVQVGMVGVNVPIPVPLAFYSFGGWKQSAFGDMNQHGMEGVRFFTKQKTVTSRWPTGIRVGSEFVMPVMK; encoded by the coding sequence ATGACGACGGTACTTCCCGCAGCTGACCCGACCGCGTCGAACGACGACGCGGTGCCCTTCATTCATCACTTCATCGGGGGACAGCGCACGCTGCAGCATGTCGAGCGCTGGGGACCGGTGTTCGATCCCTCGACGGGCATGGTGTCCGGAGCGACGCCGCTCGCCACGCCCGAGGATGTGGATGCGGCGGTGCAGGACGCCCATCGCGCCTTTGCGGCCTGGAGCGCCACCCCGGCCCTGCGCCGCGCCCGCGTCATGTTCCGCTTCAAGCAGCTGATCGAGGAGCACACCGACGAACTCGCGCGCCTGATCGCGTGCGAGCATGGCAAGGTGGTCGCCGATGCCCGCGGCGAGGTCCAGCGCGGGCTCGAGGTGGTCGAGTTCTGCTGCGGCATTCCGCACCTGCTCAAGGGGGAATTCAGCGAGAACGTCGGGACCGGGATCGACTCGTATTCGCTCCGGCAGCCGCTGGGGGTTTGTGTCGGGATCACGCCGTTCAACTTCCCGGTGATGGTCCCGCTCTGGATGCTCGCCCCGGCCATTGCCTGCGGGAACACCTTTGTCCTCAAGCCGTCGGAAAAGGACCCGTCAAGCACGGTCCGGTTGGCCGAGTTGCTGGTGGAGGCTGGTGCCCCCCCTGGCGTACTGAACGTGGTCCACGGGGACAAGGTCGCCGTGGATGCGCTGCTGTCCCACCCGACCGTTCAGGCGGTGAGTTTCGTGGGGTCGACGCCGATTGCACGGTACATCTATGAGACGTGCGCGCAGCACGGCAAGCGCGTACAGGCGATGGGCGGTGCGAAGAACCACCTCCTCGTGATGCCGGACGCCGACCTCGAGCAAGCGGTGGACGGCCTCATCGGCGCGGCGTATGGCTCCGCCGGCGAGCGCTGCATGGCCATCAGCGTGGCAGTGGCGGTCGGCGAGGCAACCGCCAACGCCCTCGTCGCGCGCCTGGCCGAACGCGTCCGCGGGATCCGGATGGGCAATTCGTTAGGCGATGGCGTCGAGATGGGCCCGCTCGTCACCGCCGCCCACCGGGACAAGGTGGCCGGATATGTGGAGCAGGGCCTCGCCGAAGGGGCCACCCTGGTGGTCGACGGCCGCGGGCAACGCGTCACGGGACACGAAGAGGGGTTTTTCCTCGGCGGATGCCTGTTCGACCATGTCACGCCGGCGATGCGCATCTACCAGGAGGAGATCTTCGGCCCCGTCCTCTGCGTCGTGCGCGCGTCCACCTTTGAGGAGGCGCTGGCCCTCGCCGATAGCCACCCCTTCGGCAACGGGGTCAGCCTCTACACGAGAGACGGCGATACCGCACGCGAGTTCGTCAGCCGGGTCCAGGTGGGTATGGTGGGCGTCAACGTCCCGATTCCCGTCCCCCTCGCCTTCTATTCTTTTGGCGGGTGGAAGCAGTCAGCCTTTGGCGACATGAACCAGCACGGGATGGAGGGCGTTCGCTTCTTCACGAAACAGAAGACCGTGACCTCCCGGTGGCCCACCGGGATTCGCGTGGGGAGCGAATTCGTGATGCCGGTAATGAAGTAG